A genomic window from Vigna radiata var. radiata cultivar VC1973A chromosome 2, Vradiata_ver6, whole genome shotgun sequence includes:
- the LOC106753865 gene encoding tropinone reductase, translating into MGETDSSSKSNRWSLQGMTALVTGGSKGIGYAIVKELAELGATVHTCSRNQTELNESLNEWTTKGYRVTGSVCDITSRVNREELIATVSSQFNGKLNILVNNVGTNIPKQTLDLTAEDFXXLMNTNLESCFHLSQLAHPLLKASEAASIIFMSSVAGVVATNLVSVMYSATKGAINQVTKNLACEWAKDNIRTNCVAPGPIKTPLGDKVFKEEKVQRCLISRIPLERIGEAEEVSSLVAFLCLPAASYITGQTIYIDGLGEGACSVCCVA; encoded by the exons atgGGTGAGACAGACAGTAGTAGCAAAAGCAACAGGTGGTCTTTGCAAGGAATGACAGCACTGGTCACCGGTGGATCCAAAGGAATCGG ATATGCTATTGTAAAGGAGTTGGCAGAGCTTGGGGCCACTGTACACACTTGTTCTCGGAACCAAACTGAACTCAATGAATCCTTGAACGAATGGACCACAAAAGGATACAGAGTAACCGGTTCGGTCTGTGACATCACCTCTCGTGTTAACAGAGAAGAGCTGATAGCTACTGTCTCCTCTCAGTTCAATGGAAAACTCAATATCCTT GTAAACAACGTGGGAACAAACATACCGAAACAAACCCTGGATTTAACAGCGGAAGATTTCNCATTNCTGATGAATACGAATCTTGAATCTTGTTTCCACTTAAGCCAGCTTGCACATCCTCTCCTAAAAGCTTCAGAAGCTGCAAGTATCATTTTCATGTCCTCCGTTGCTGGTGTTGTAGCTACAAACTTAGTATCCGTTATGTATAGTGCAACAAAAG GTGCAATAAACCAAGTGACAAAAAATCTGGCATGTGAATGGGCGAAAGACAACATAAGGACTAATTGTGTTGCACCAGGGCCAATTAAAACCCCTCTTGGGGATAAG GTCTTTAAAGAGGAAAAAGTTCAGCGTTGTCTCATTTCTAGAATCCCTCTGGAACGGATTGGAGAGGCAGAGGAGGTGTCTTCGTTGGTGGCCTTTCTGTGCTTGCCTGCAGCTTCTTACATCACAGGACAGACCATTTATATTGATG GTTTGGGAGAGGGTGCATGTTCCGTGTGTTGTGTTGCGTGA
- the LOC106753886 gene encoding tropinone reductase homolog At2g29150-like — MGETNSGGKSSRWCLRGMTALVTGGSKGIGYAIVEELAQLGATVHTCSRNEAELSESLNEWTTKGYRVTGSVCDMTSRVNREELIARVSSQFNGKLNILVNNVGTNILKQTMDFTAEDFAFLMNTNLESCFHLSXLAHPLLKASEAASIIFMSSIAGVVATNXVSVXYSATKGAMNQMTKSLACEWAKDNIRSNCVAPWVIRTPLAEKHLKEERVVNAVISQTPLGRIGEAEEVSSLVAFLCSPAASYITGQTICVDGGFSVNGLHILQP, encoded by the exons atgggTGAGACGAACAGTGGTGGCAAAAGCAGCAGATGGTGTCTGCGGGGGATGACAGCTCTGGTCACCGGTGGATCCAAAGGAATCGG ATATGCTATCGTGGAGGAGTTGGCACAGCTTGGAGCCACTGTACACACTTGTTCTCGAAACGAAGCTGAACTCAGTGAATCCTTAAATGAATGGACCACAAAAGGATACAGAGTAACTGGTTCCGTCTGTGATATGACCTCTCGTGTTAACAGAGAAGAGCTGATAGCAAGAGTCTCCTCTCAGTTCAATGGAAAACTCAATATCCTT GTAAACAATGTGGGAACAAACATACTGAAACAGACCATGGATTTCACAGCGGAAGATTTCGCATTTCTGATGAATACGAATCTTGAATCTTGTTTCCACTTAAGCCANCTTGCACATCCTCTCCTAAAAGCTTCAGAAGCTGCAAGTATCATTTTCATGTCCTCNATTGCTGGTGTTGTAGCTACAAACNTAGTATCCGTTNTNTATAGTGCAACAAAAG GAGCAATGAACCAAATGACAAAAAGTCTTGCATGTGAATGGGCCAAAGACAACATAAGGAGTAATTGTGTTGCACCTTGGGTAATCAGAACCCCTCTGGCGGAAAAG CACTTGAAAGAGGAAAGAGTTGTGAATGCTGTAATATCTCAAACCCCTCTGGGACGGATTGGAGAGGCAGAGGAGGTGTCTTCGTTGGTGGCATTTCTGTGCTCGCCTGCAGCATCTTACATCACTGGACAGACCATTTGTGTTGATGGCGGCTTCTCTGTGAACGGCCTCCATATATTGCAGCCTTAG
- the LOC106778605 gene encoding transcription termination factor MTERF5, chloroplastic-like: MQSLKSHPALLFALFNQFSSQSLTSFLSFSTKCRCLHFNETTSMIDYLNSNFQFSKTQSLYISKRVSRGKFPQNPSSVLTFFKQIGFSQSQILSVIRQRPQILFTDVDKILRSKIEFFQMSGFQGRELCSFISKHPSILTHSLKKTLVPSVEAIRKIVCDQKDFILVLHRCGWILPKYKRFMDNAVFLERCGILGTHLALLLKLHPRLFIAQQSTIQNRVSRAVDLGFRENSRMLVHAIHTLSCLSDKTFERKLKLINSFGFSNDEGLQMFKRTPTLFRTSEMKLKVGMKFFLHTVMLPKSVLIHRPQILMYSMEDRVLPRYKVFQLLKSKNLCKKVPNYIHVLCLSEEMFLDKYISQFRENAEELLVAYKGHYLEA, translated from the coding sequence ATGCAATCTCTAAAGTCACACCCTGCTCTTTTATTTGCACTTTTCAATCAATTCTCTTCTCAGTCTCTGACATCCTTCCTCTCTTTCTCAACTAAATGCCGTTGCCTACACTTCAACGAAACCACTTCAATGATTGATTACCTAAATTCCAACTTCCAGTTCTCCAAAACCCAATCCCTTTATATCTCCAAACGTGTTTCACGGGGCAAATTCCCTCAAAACCCCTCATCAGTGCTCACTTTCTTCAAACAAATAGGCTTTTCGCAAAGCCAGATTCTCTCCGTGATTCGTCAAAGACCCCAGATACTGTTTACAGACGTTGACAAAATCTTAAGATCCAAAATTGAGTTCTTTCAGATGTCTGGATTCCAGGGTCGCGAGTTATGCAGCTTCATTTCAAAGCATCCCTCCATTTTGACTCATAGCTTGAAGAAAACATTGGTCCCCTCAGTTGAAGCTATTAGGAAAATTGTGTGCGACCAGAAAGATTTTATTCTTGTGTTGCACAGATGTGGCTGGATTCTCCCAAAGTACAAAAGGTTTATGGATAATGCCGTCTTCTTGGAGAGGTGTGGCATTCTTGGGACTCATCTTGCATTGCTACTCAAACTTCACCCAAGGCTTTTCATTGCACAACAGTCCACTATTCAAAACCGTGTTTCTCGAGCTGTAGACTTGGGTTTCCGTGAAAATTCAAGAATGCTTGTCCATGCAATTCATACATTAAGCTGTTTGAGCGATAAAACATTTGAGAGAAAGCTGAAACTAATTAATAGTTTTGGGTTTTCCAACGATGAGGGCCTACAAATGTTCAAGAGAACCCCGACTTTGTTCAGAACATCAGAGATGAAGTTGAAAGTTGGAATGAAATTCTTCTTGCACACAGTTATGCTGCCTAAGTCAGTCCTTATTCACCGGCCTCAGATTTTAATGTACAGCATGGAGGATCGTGTGCTTCCTCGATATAAAGTCTTCCAGCTGTTGAAATCAAAAAATCTCTGCAAGAAAGTCCCCAATTATATTCATGTGTTGTGCTTGTCTGAGGAGATGTTTTTGGACAAGTATATATCACAGTTCAGGGAAAATGCAGAGGAGTTATTAGTAGCATACAAGGGTCATTATCTGGAAGCATAA